The proteins below come from a single Eucalyptus grandis isolate ANBG69807.140 chromosome 3, ASM1654582v1, whole genome shotgun sequence genomic window:
- the LOC104439794 gene encoding TMV resistance protein N, with product MASTATILAETSCATASESARESEQAVPSMATILAVVILSKGMALASASASASALAWAWAWCWCWYAASLIFCRGIAFEAVAAGRRDSESSSSSSSRINYEVFLSFRGTDTRKGFTGHLYSNLIDAGIRVFKDDENLRGGEEIKSQLIEVIKGSKISIAIFSKDYASSKSCLMEVVQMWECRVFAEQTIIPIFYDISPYDVKHQAGDFATSFDQHERGEDAETIKKWKNVLRKIGELKGYYLAEIDNGDESRLLKRVRRRVRQVLKKDDKAVTDKLVGIDPHVQVMMRKLGVVYSHGQAIEVCGKDVRVVGICGMPGVGKTTLAKVVFNKMHILFKQCSFLEGINLHSILSSQEKLIADLQKEPAQLKSSDEGVQVIPNQFRNMKVLIVLDDVRRVEELKALAGEVGWFGPGSRIIVTTDSLNIVKKFYNRAIEEHELTPMEQGSALQLFRKHAFQGCSSQEVREYDSLSISIVKALGGLPLAIVLWASNLRHEKKKIWKETLELLKKNQGDDVEAAFKVSYNSLEGTTKKIFLDIACFFIGKDERIPFYMWDACCYYPCRGIKQLRDKHLLEDGENNELRMHNLLRDFGRKLVQKKAPHERCRIWVHSDALKILQNRWGTGSVEGIDLTVEEGSTVCFTYEETHQMSNLRYLRLYPAKIQGNTKNLLPNLRWLDWRECHSIRELCNAHLEELVILDLSGSPVARDSQIWSRFEGEKKLKVLNLQGCVRLPASLNFQAPINLEILILEDCTWLSEIGPFIRKLKNLSSLNLRKCSLVKKLPQELRCMKSLKELLVDGTGIKEIQIESGSWKKLKKLSACGCTQLESISPIGHLEKLKCLALDGAKIAGLPDTFEFPQNLRRLSLRECRMVENFHLPSGT from the exons ATGGCTTCGACAGCAACGATACTGGCTGAG ACCTCTTGTGCCACTGCAAGTGAAAGCGCAAGAGAGAGCGAGCAAGCAGTGCCTTCGATGGCGACTATACTGGCTGTGGTGATTCTGTCCAAGGGAATGGCTTTGGCTTCGGCTTCGGCTTCGGCTTCGGCtttggcttgggcttgggcttggtgTTGGTGTTGGTACGCAGCGTCTCTAATCTTTTGCCGAGGAATTGCTTTTGAAGCTGTGGCTGCTGGGAGAAGAGACTCG GaatcatcttcatcttcgtcaTCTAGAATCAATTATgaagtgttcttgagttttagaggtACAGATACTCGCAAAGGATTTACGGGTCACCTTTACAGCAACTTGATAGATGCAGGGATTCGCGTCTTTAAAGATGATGAAAATCTCCGTGGTGGAGAAGAGATCAAGTCGCAGCTAATAGAAGTGATCAAGGGGTCGAAGATCTCGATAGCCATCTTCTCCAAGGATTATGCTTCCAGTAAAAGTTGTCTCATGGAAGTGGTACAAATGTGGGAGTGCAGAGTCTTCGCTGAACAGACTATTATCCCGATCTTCTATGATATTAGTCCCTACGATGTAAAACACCAGGCTGGAGATTTTGCAACGTCCTTCGATCAACATGAGAGGGGTGAAGACGCAGAAACCATCAAAAAATGGAAGAATGTGCTTCGAAAGATCGGGGAATTAAAAGGATATTATCTGGCGGAGATCGACAACGG GGATGAGTCCCGGCTCCTAAAAAGAGTTCGTAGACGTGTCAGGCAGGTGTTGAAGAAGGATGACAAAGCTGTAACCGACAAACTAGTCGGAATTGATCCTCATGTTCAAGTGATGATGAGAAAGCTTGGTGTTGTCTACAGCCATGGACAAGCGATCGAAGTATGTGGCAAAGACGTACGAGTCGTTGGAATATGCGGAATGCCGGGTGTTGGAAAGACCACACTTGCAAAGGTTGTCTTCAACAAGATGCATATATTGTTTAAGCAATGTAGCTTCCTTGAAGGTATTAATTTGCACAGCATCTTGTCTTCACAAGAAAAGTTAATTGCTGACCTTCAAAAAGAACCTGCACAACTTAAATCATCTGATGAAGGTGTTCAAGTTATACCAAATCAATTTAGGAACATGAAGGTTCTTATTGTCCTTGACGATGTGCGTCGGGTTGAAGAACTTAAAGCATTAGCTGGGGAAGTTGGATGGTTTGGTCCGGGAAGTAGAATCATTGTGACCACAGACTCAttaaatattgttaaaaaattttacAACAGAGCGATTGAAGAACATGAGCTTACACCAATGGAACAAGGCAGTGCTCTTCAACTCTTTCGTAAGCATGCTTTTCAAGGGTGTTCTTCCCAAGAAGTCCGTGAGTATGACTCCTTGTCCATATCCATCGTCAAAGCTTTGGGAGGGCTTCCTTTGGCCATTGTGCTTTGGGCTTCAAATTTACGCcacgaaaagaagaaaatatggaaaGAGACCTTggaacttttaaaaaaaaaccaaggagATGACGTAGAAGCTGCCTTTAAGGTCAGCTACAACTCCTTAGAAGGTACTACAAAGAAGATATTTCTCGACATagcatgtttttttattggaaaggATGAACGAATTCCCTTTTACATGTGGGATGCTTGTTGTTACTATCCTTGTAGAGGGATAAAACAACTTCGTGATAAGCATTTGTTGGAAGATGGAGAAAATAATGAATTGAGAATGCACAATCTCTTAAGAGACTTTGGCAGGAAGCTCGTCCAGAAGAAAGCTCCTCATGAGCGCTGCAGGATTTGGGTCCACAGTGATGCACTTAAAATTCTACAAAATCGTTGG GGTACTGGAAGTGTCGAGGGCATTGATCTCACAGTTGAAGAAGGTTCAACCGTCTGTTTTACATATGAAGAAACTCACCAAATGTCGAATTTGAGGTACCTCAGATTGTACCCGGCTAAAATCCAGGGAAATACGAAGAATCTTCTTCCGAATTTAAGGTGGCTTGATTGGAGAGAGTGCCATTCGATTCGTGAGCTATGTAATGCGCATTTGGAGGAGTTAGTCATTCTCGATCTGTCTGGGAGTCCGGTCGCCAGAGATTCACAAATCTGGAGTCGTTTTGAGGGG GAGAAGAAGTTGAAAGTCTTGAACCTCCAAGGATGTGTTCGGTTACCTGCTTCGTTGAATTTTCAAGCTCCAATCAATTTGGAGATATTGATTCTGGAAGATTGTACTTGGTTATCTGAAATCGGGCCATTCATTAGAAAGCTGAAGAACTTGAGTTCCTTAAACTTGAGAAAGTGCAGCCTAGTCAAGAAGTTGCCCCAAGAATTGCGCTGCATGAAATCTTTGAAGGAACTTCTGGTTGATGGAACTGGcataaaagaaattcaaatcgAGAGTGGTTCTTGGAAGAAACTTAAAAAACTTAGTGCTTGTGGCTGTACACAGTTGGAATCTATATCCCCAATTGGCCACCTAGAGAAACTCAAATGTCTTGCTCTGGATGGTGCTAAAATTGCTGGGCTTCCAGATACTTTTGAATTCCCCCAGAATCTTCGGAGACTTTCTTTAAGGGAGTGTCGGATGGTGGAAAACTTCCACCTTCCATCGGGGACCTGA